A window from Sinanaerobacter sp. ZZT-01 encodes these proteins:
- a CDS encoding aspartate/glutamate racemase family protein, with product MKIKMINPNTTFSMTKSVEELAKKVARKDTEVYAVSPKTGPDSIECYLDEYLAIPGVIKEVIKGDREEGADAFIIACFGDPGLQAAREVTDKPVLGIAESAITAAKFIAPYFSIISVLDRSRKVTEDVVSNYGAEKFCRSIRSTGLSVLEFGKNREKGLKALELQSELAIKEDGAECILLGCAGFVDFVEALKNRLGIPVLDGVMPAVKFAEAMADMRLGTSKFSTWNYPENKEIKGFPMFKPGELKFSKATERKEKEKR from the coding sequence ATGAAGATTAAAATGATTAACCCAAATACTACCTTTTCTATGACAAAAAGTGTAGAAGAGCTGGCAAAAAAGGTTGCACGTAAGGATACAGAGGTTTATGCGGTTAGCCCCAAAACTGGACCGGACAGCATCGAATGTTACTTGGATGAATATCTAGCAATACCGGGTGTTATTAAGGAAGTTATCAAAGGTGACAGAGAAGAAGGTGCGGATGCATTTATTATCGCTTGTTTTGGAGATCCTGGTTTACAGGCTGCGCGAGAAGTAACCGATAAACCAGTATTAGGAATTGCAGAATCGGCTATTACAGCAGCAAAATTTATTGCACCTTATTTTTCCATCATTTCTGTATTAGATCGTTCCCGTAAGGTGACAGAAGATGTGGTAAGCAATTATGGTGCAGAGAAGTTTTGCAGATCAATTCGTTCTACAGGATTGAGTGTTCTGGAATTTGGGAAAAATCGTGAAAAAGGTTTGAAGGCTTTGGAGTTGCAGAGTGAATTAGCAATTAAAGAGGATGGCGCAGAATGTATTCTGTTAGGATGTGCCGGTTTTGTAGATTTTGTAGAAGCTCTTAAAAATCGATTGGGCATTCCGGTGCTGGATGGTGTTATGCCTGCTGTGAAATTTGCAGAAGCGATGGCAGATATGCGGCTTGGTACGAGTAAGTTTTCTACGTGGAATTATCCGGAGAATAAAGAAATTAAAGGATTTCCTATGTTTAAGCCGGGAGAATTAAAGTTTTCGAAAGCGACGGAACGAAAAGAGAAAGAAAAGAGGTAG
- a CDS encoding Zn-dependent hydrolase: MKVNGERLLCQIQELGKIGFKEGSGTTRISYSKEYEMGRDYVKKKMQEAGLQVSVDAVGNLCGLRKGYGKKILVGSHIDTVPSGGIYDGVYGVMAAIECLKVMEEEQYSNHHPIEVIAFIEEEGNVIGGTFGSKAFAGGVIDRAMLPKMHEHKITMEQVLSCKRSREEYACYLELHIEQGGRLEAEEKEIGIVGGIVGILRYQATVEGKSNHAGSTPMELRRDALVKSCEIITELMKSVRSNSPEMVCTVGQMNVFPGVVNVIPGKVEFIIELRNKNMEPMKKIISDLLKKYREDGFSVSEFIHQPETLCDARLLNIVRKSADELGVSHKEMFSGAGHDLINMGLFTPSALIFIPSQNGISHSIEEYSSPENLIKGADLLLHLLLKLDQKEDVNED, encoded by the coding sequence ATGAAAGTAAACGGTGAACGCTTGCTTTGCCAAATTCAAGAGCTTGGTAAAATTGGATTTAAGGAGGGAAGCGGAACAACACGGATTTCTTATAGTAAAGAATATGAAATGGGAAGAGACTACGTTAAAAAGAAGATGCAGGAAGCAGGCTTGCAAGTTTCTGTAGATGCAGTCGGCAACCTTTGTGGATTACGGAAGGGGTATGGCAAAAAGATTTTGGTGGGTTCTCATATAGATACCGTTCCCAGTGGAGGTATTTACGATGGAGTTTATGGAGTAATGGCAGCAATTGAGTGCTTAAAAGTAATGGAAGAAGAACAGTATTCAAATCATCATCCGATCGAGGTCATTGCCTTTATTGAAGAAGAGGGAAATGTGATTGGAGGAACCTTTGGAAGCAAGGCCTTTGCTGGAGGAGTGATTGATCGTGCGATGCTTCCTAAAATGCACGAACATAAAATTACGATGGAACAGGTACTTTCTTGTAAACGAAGTCGAGAGGAGTATGCTTGCTATCTGGAATTACATATAGAGCAGGGTGGTCGTTTGGAAGCTGAAGAAAAAGAAATCGGTATTGTTGGAGGCATTGTAGGAATTTTGAGATATCAAGCTACGGTAGAAGGCAAGTCAAACCATGCCGGGAGCACTCCGATGGAACTGAGAAGGGATGCACTTGTAAAGTCGTGTGAAATCATTACCGAATTGATGAAATCAGTACGCAGCAATTCACCGGAAATGGTTTGTACCGTCGGTCAGATGAATGTGTTCCCTGGAGTTGTAAATGTAATTCCCGGTAAAGTGGAATTCATTATTGAGCTTCGAAATAAAAACATGGAGCCTATGAAAAAGATTATCTCAGATCTATTGAAAAAGTATAGGGAAGATGGATTTTCTGTTTCTGAATTTATCCATCAACCGGAAACTTTATGTGATGCGAGATTATTAAATATTGTAAGGAAATCTGCAGATGAATTGGGAGTTTCTCATAAAGAGATGTTTAGCGGAGCGGGGCATGATTTGATTAATATGGGATTGTTTACCCCGTCAGCGCTTATTTTCATTCCAAGTCAAAATGGAATCAGCCATAGCATTGAAGAATACAGCAGCCCAGAAAATCTTATCAAGGGAGCAGATCTTTTGCTTCATCTACTTTTAAAATTGGATCAAAAGGAGGATGTAAATGAAGATTAA
- a CDS encoding helix-turn-helix transcriptional regulator: MAYLEESEWMLLNEIAYNISFIYSFDEMQKSILDWLKLLIDYDGAAFALIKKDEDKNLLYNSVGNGIKEKMLKKWQEQTAELDNTRWIIYSARNTAFRESDLISPDKRTDNKLYKEFYLPSQFYYSAGLCIVFREEPVGLLKLFRSRGAGDFSARDLFALDQLQKHFAYRLYYEKTKGDTRYFFAKGYHEKICKRYNLTERESELFNYAIQGFTNIEISEQMNISIHTVKKHFHSIYNKMHVKNRVQLLQCMPLSTSKINFDEL; this comes from the coding sequence GTGGCCTATTTAGAAGAGAGTGAATGGATGCTGCTTAACGAAATTGCTTACAATATTTCTTTTATTTATTCTTTTGATGAAATGCAAAAAAGCATTTTGGACTGGTTAAAGCTTCTCATTGATTATGATGGAGCTGCCTTTGCTCTTATAAAAAAAGACGAGGACAAAAATCTACTGTATAACTCGGTAGGCAATGGTATTAAAGAAAAGATGCTAAAAAAATGGCAGGAACAAACTGCTGAATTGGATAACACAAGGTGGATTATTTATAGTGCACGAAATACAGCTTTTCGTGAATCTGATCTTATTTCTCCGGATAAAAGAACAGATAATAAATTATATAAAGAATTTTATCTCCCTTCCCAGTTTTATTATTCGGCAGGATTATGCATTGTTTTTCGAGAAGAACCGGTTGGACTTTTAAAGCTTTTTCGCAGCAGAGGCGCAGGTGATTTTTCAGCAAGAGATCTTTTTGCGCTGGATCAGTTGCAAAAACATTTTGCGTATCGACTTTATTATGAAAAAACCAAAGGAGATACAAGATACTTTTTTGCTAAGGGTTATCATGAAAAGATATGCAAGCGTTATAATTTAACGGAAAGAGAAAGCGAACTTTTCAATTATGCGATACAAGGGTTTACTAACATTGAAATTTCTGAACAGATGAATATTAGTATTCACACGGTAAAAAAGCATTTTCATAGCATTTACAACAAAATGCATGTAAAAAATCGGGTACAACTGTTACAGTGTATGCCGCTTTCTACAAGTAAGATTAATTTTGATGAACTCTAA
- the hydA gene encoding dihydropyrimidinase, protein MKTLIKNGTILTAYNEFKGDILIEDEKIVTVAEHIIEKVDNMIDATGKYVFPGGVDQHTHFSALCNVGDKDTAGYETTDAVIVGGTTTIIDYAPQDPGTGLLDSIDYRINVRAKNKTCVDFSLHAMVTEVMDSIFDEIKNFSKKGISSIKIFMAYNGSPLHVDDGAFFRILEKSKEVGVTVFVHAENGEILDFLRNECVKKGQTTPHYHHVSRPPFTEAEAVRRAIYIAGQTGTPLYIAHMTCREALAALQQAKGTNQKVFGETCTHYLTTTKEVLDNPDFNEAAKFVCSPALREKEDCEALWKALREGLLNAVVSDHCGIDVRELKQAGKNDFTQIPNGSPGAADRLHMIWTNGVMQGKISKQKFVEICATQPAKINGIYPRKGHIDVGSDADLVLFDPEYRGVIRLGDNPNGVDYNVYEGRKQIGRVDTVLLRGKVVVEKAKFVGKYGQGKFVSAKTYASCYQE, encoded by the coding sequence ATGAAAACATTAATCAAAAATGGAACGATTTTAACGGCATATAATGAATTTAAAGGTGACATTCTCATTGAAGATGAAAAAATAGTGACGGTGGCAGAGCATATAATCGAAAAGGTTGATAATATGATTGATGCTACCGGAAAATATGTTTTTCCGGGCGGGGTAGATCAACATACACATTTTTCAGCACTTTGCAATGTAGGAGACAAGGATACCGCAGGCTATGAAACCACGGATGCAGTAATCGTAGGAGGAACAACTACAATTATAGACTATGCACCGCAAGATCCAGGAACAGGGTTATTGGATTCCATTGATTATCGTATCAATGTGCGTGCAAAAAATAAAACTTGTGTGGATTTTTCACTGCATGCAATGGTAACAGAAGTAATGGATAGCATCTTTGATGAAATAAAAAATTTTTCTAAAAAAGGAATTTCCAGCATTAAAATTTTTATGGCATATAATGGATCACCACTTCATGTGGATGATGGAGCTTTTTTTCGTATTTTAGAAAAGAGTAAGGAAGTGGGAGTGACTGTCTTTGTTCATGCGGAAAATGGGGAGATTTTAGATTTTTTAAGAAATGAGTGCGTGAAAAAAGGACAGACCACGCCTCACTATCATCATGTTTCCAGGCCGCCGTTTACGGAAGCTGAGGCAGTAAGAAGAGCAATTTATATTGCGGGTCAGACTGGCACACCACTTTATATTGCTCATATGACTTGCCGAGAAGCATTGGCTGCATTGCAGCAAGCAAAGGGAACCAATCAAAAAGTCTTTGGAGAAACTTGTACGCATTACTTAACTACGACCAAGGAAGTTTTAGATAATCCAGATTTTAATGAGGCGGCTAAATTTGTATGCTCTCCGGCATTGCGTGAAAAGGAAGACTGTGAAGCCTTGTGGAAGGCTTTACGTGAAGGCCTGCTAAATGCAGTTGTTTCTGATCACTGCGGAATTGATGTAAGGGAATTGAAGCAGGCAGGAAAAAATGATTTTACACAGATTCCAAATGGTTCGCCCGGTGCCGCAGATCGTCTGCACATGATATGGACCAATGGGGTAATGCAGGGAAAAATTTCAAAGCAGAAATTCGTGGAAATCTGTGCAACACAGCCGGCTAAGATTAATGGAATATATCCAAGAAAAGGTCACATTGATGTGGGCAGTGATGCCGATCTTGTCCTTTTCGATCCAGAGTACCGCGGTGTCATTCGCCTAGGGGATAATCCCAATGGTGTGGATTATAATGTGTATGAAGGCAGAAAACAAATAGGAAGAGTGGATACGGTGCTTCTTCGAGGCAAAGTAGTGGTGGAAAAAGCAAAATTTGTTGGGAAGTATGGTCAGGGTAAGTTTGTATCGGCTAAGACGTATGCTTCCTGTTATCAAGAATAG
- a CDS encoding Na+/H+ antiporter NhaC family protein, with translation MDTSFGILCLLPPILAIVLALITKQTILSLFVAVWLGSTMINGWNPIVGFVKIISDYMVPSIASEWNASLLILVTLSGGLIAMLRVTGAAQAFAGLVTKSINNAKKGQIVTCLSAFIFSYTEPCLILGTIMRPVTDVVKVSRAKLAYILDSMGCNLASFSPISSYGPFITGLIATQLLAAGIEANEWSIWAQMLPFNMYSLFAMITVIVVAVFGLNIGPMYEEERRARETGKLLADGVEPLVPEVKNVLPENYKLSAWNFAIPMASLFITLFAVIFWTGNFSQNGFKGAFLNGNITLAICMAFICGGIGAGVVGVITKLFSPAKGFNHFIDGMADLISVPFILICAWSMGSITGTMEVGNYMAGVVQNYLTPGLVPAMVFLFGAGISFATGSSWGVWSIMMPIAFPMAVAFNLPLPYVVGAVIGGGMFGDQCSPISDTTILSSTGASCNHVVHVMTQLPYGIAVGVSAFLGFLVGGLTKQYVLSIAVTGVILYAILFVMTKLSKQRNSALAR, from the coding sequence ATGGACACAAGTTTTGGAATTTTATGTTTATTACCACCAATCCTTGCTATTGTATTAGCATTGATTACAAAGCAGACGATTCTTTCCTTGTTCGTAGCAGTTTGGCTGGGCTCTACTATGATCAATGGATGGAATCCAATTGTGGGATTTGTAAAAATCATCTCAGATTACATGGTTCCATCCATTGCCAGCGAATGGAATGCCAGTTTGCTGATTTTAGTTACTTTATCTGGGGGCTTAATTGCTATGCTTAGGGTAACCGGAGCTGCACAGGCTTTTGCAGGTTTGGTTACAAAGAGCATAAACAATGCAAAAAAAGGTCAAATTGTCACATGCCTTAGCGCCTTTATTTTCTCGTATACGGAACCTTGTCTCATATTAGGTACCATTATGAGACCGGTGACTGATGTAGTAAAGGTATCTAGAGCAAAATTAGCGTATATCTTAGACTCCATGGGCTGCAATCTTGCATCTTTTTCACCGATCAGCAGTTATGGTCCATTTATTACGGGTCTGATTGCAACACAATTATTGGCGGCAGGAATAGAGGCAAATGAGTGGTCCATCTGGGCACAAATGCTTCCATTTAATATGTATAGTCTTTTTGCAATGATCACGGTAATCGTTGTTGCGGTATTTGGATTAAACATTGGACCAATGTATGAGGAGGAAAGACGTGCAAGAGAAACCGGAAAATTATTAGCAGATGGCGTAGAGCCATTAGTTCCGGAAGTGAAAAATGTGCTCCCCGAAAATTACAAGTTAAGTGCGTGGAATTTTGCTATACCTATGGCTTCTTTATTTATCACGTTGTTTGCTGTTATTTTCTGGACGGGTAATTTTTCACAGAACGGTTTTAAGGGCGCATTTTTAAACGGGAACATTACACTGGCGATTTGCATGGCTTTTATTTGCGGTGGTATTGGCGCAGGTGTTGTGGGGGTAATCACTAAATTATTCTCGCCGGCAAAGGGATTTAACCATTTTATTGACGGTATGGCTGACTTGATTTCTGTTCCCTTTATTCTAATCTGTGCATGGTCCATGGGAAGCATTACTGGAACCATGGAAGTGGGGAATTACATGGCTGGCGTGGTTCAGAATTATTTAACACCAGGATTGGTACCAGCAATGGTCTTCCTATTTGGTGCTGGAATTTCTTTCGCAACCGGTTCTTCCTGGGGCGTGTGGTCGATTATGATGCCAATTGCATTTCCGATGGCCGTTGCCTTTAACCTACCGCTTCCTTATGTCGTTGGTGCAGTGATCGGCGGGGGTATGTTTGGGGATCAGTGTTCACCAATTTCTGACACGACTATTTTATCTTCGACAGGTGCTTCTTGTAATCATGTGGTACATGTCATGACACAACTGCCTTATGGAATCGCAGTGGGCGTTTCTGCGTTTCTTGGATTTCTGGTAGGGGGATTAACCAAACAATATGTATTAAGTATAGCAGTTACAGGAGTCATTTTATATGCGATATTGTTCGTAATGACCAAACTATCTAAACAGAGAAATAGCGCGTTGGCTCGTTAA
- a CDS encoding sigma-54 interaction domain-containing protein: MATLNIERILNMYNYFDGAIITDEKGKILYYTNFRTDLYDLKIKEIVGKTILEIHPEMKEEDSSIMRVLKDGVPIYDHIETLTTPHGQEITNIYSTLPIIQDGRIVGAIDLSRCISEGGQRKNIVLPKFDGDSKKGLYHINDIITASSEMKQIKQLIPQIANTDSSVLIYGETGTGKELIAQSIHTCGNRSDKNFVSQNCAAIPSTLLESILFGTAKGSYTGAEDRPGLFETANGGTLFLDEINSMELSMQVKILKAIEEKKIMRIGDNKPVYFDVKIISAVNEEPYECVTNKKIREDLFYRLNTVQIDIPPLRERIVDISYLTDYFIASYNSKMNKNVLGVTDEVKAIFEDYNWPGNVRELRNLIEGAFNIIGSRFIQKKNLPQYLTRKYDQEQERLEANNQNMSLVQKVEFFEKRLIVAALDSSSGVTEAADKLKISKQALNYKLSKYRLKEYNE; encoded by the coding sequence ATGGCAACGCTGAACATTGAACGAATATTGAATATGTATAATTATTTTGATGGGGCCATTATTACCGATGAAAAAGGTAAAATCTTGTATTACACTAATTTTAGAACAGATCTTTACGATTTGAAGATAAAAGAAATTGTAGGCAAGACCATTCTTGAGATTCATCCAGAGATGAAAGAGGAAGACAGCAGCATTATGAGGGTGCTGAAGGATGGGGTACCTATTTACGATCACATTGAAACACTTACTACACCGCATGGACAAGAGATTACCAACATTTATAGTACTCTGCCAATCATTCAGGATGGCAGAATTGTAGGAGCAATTGATCTATCACGCTGCATCAGTGAAGGCGGACAGCGAAAAAATATTGTTTTGCCTAAGTTCGATGGGGACAGCAAGAAGGGTTTGTATCATATCAATGACATCATTACTGCTTCGTCAGAGATGAAACAAATTAAACAGTTGATTCCCCAGATTGCTAATACAGACTCTTCTGTTTTAATTTACGGAGAAACCGGCACCGGAAAAGAACTGATTGCACAGAGCATCCATACCTGTGGAAATCGCAGCGACAAAAACTTTGTGTCCCAAAATTGTGCGGCCATTCCCAGCACCTTACTGGAGAGCATTTTATTTGGTACGGCAAAGGGAAGTTATACAGGAGCTGAAGATCGTCCGGGTCTTTTTGAAACAGCCAATGGAGGAACTCTTTTTTTAGATGAAATTAACTCCATGGAATTAAGTATGCAGGTAAAAATATTAAAAGCAATTGAGGAAAAAAAGATTATGCGTATTGGAGACAATAAACCTGTCTATTTTGATGTGAAGATCATTTCTGCGGTCAATGAAGAACCTTATGAGTGTGTAACAAATAAAAAAATAAGAGAAGATTTGTTTTACCGATTGAATACAGTGCAGATTGACATTCCCCCTCTTCGTGAGCGTATTGTGGATATTTCTTATTTGACGGATTATTTTATTGCGAGTTACAATTCAAAAATGAATAAAAACGTCCTAGGGGTAACAGATGAAGTAAAGGCTATTTTTGAGGATTACAATTGGCCGGGAAATGTAAGAGAGCTTCGCAATCTTATTGAAGGAGCGTTTAATATTATTGGATCTCGTTTTATTCAAAAAAAGAATTTACCACAATATCTCACTCGTAAGTATGATCAAGAACAGGAGAGGTTAGAAGCAAATAATCAAAATATGTCTCTGGTACAGAAGGTAGAATTTTTTGAGAAGAGATTGATTGTAGCTGCGCTCGATTCTTCCTCCGGTGTTACTGAAGCAGCTGATAAATTGAAAATTTCAAAACAGGCATTGAATTACAAGTTATCAAAATATAGATTAAAGGAGTATAATGAATGA
- a CDS encoding SPFH domain-containing protein, translating into MEDIFTSIAIIALIIIAILLVVTNIRVVPQARAYVIERLGAYSDTWQVGLHIKIPLIDKIAKKVSLKEHVIDFPPQPVITKDNVTMEIDTVIYFQITDPKLYTYGVENPMAAIENLTATTLRNIIGELELDGTLTSREVINTKIRIVLDEATDPWGIKINRVEVKNIIPPKDIQTAMEKQMRAERERREAILRAEGEKKSAILIAEGKKEARILEAEAQKQAVIKAAEGESESILMVQKATATGIQMLNESAPTDKIIALKSLESFTAAADGKATKIIIPSNIQGIAGLATSIAELVKDTKAE; encoded by the coding sequence ATGGAGGATATTTTTACGAGCATTGCAATTATAGCATTGATTATTATTGCAATTTTATTAGTTGTAACAAACATAAGGGTTGTACCACAAGCGAGAGCTTACGTTATTGAGCGTCTCGGAGCATATAGTGATACTTGGCAGGTAGGACTTCATATAAAAATTCCGCTTATCGATAAAATTGCAAAAAAGGTATCTTTAAAAGAGCATGTGATTGATTTTCCGCCACAGCCTGTTATTACAAAAGATAATGTGACAATGGAAATTGATACTGTAATCTATTTTCAAATTACAGATCCAAAGCTTTATACCTATGGTGTAGAGAATCCGATGGCAGCAATTGAAAATTTAACAGCAACAACACTTCGAAATATCATTGGTGAATTGGAACTGGACGGGACGTTAACCAGCAGAGAAGTGATTAACACTAAAATTCGTATTGTGCTTGATGAAGCAACTGACCCTTGGGGAATCAAGATTAACCGTGTGGAAGTGAAAAATATCATTCCGCCAAAAGATATTCAGACGGCAATGGAAAAACAAATGCGTGCAGAGCGGGAACGCCGTGAAGCAATCTTAAGAGCGGAGGGTGAAAAGAAATCTGCTATCCTGATTGCAGAAGGAAAGAAAGAAGCTCGTATTTTAGAAGCAGAAGCACAAAAACAAGCAGTAATTAAGGCTGCAGAAGGTGAATCGGAGTCTATCTTAATGGTACAAAAAGCAACAGCGACTGGTATTCAAATGCTGAATGAATCCGCTCCAACTGACAAAATTATCGCACTTAAGAGTCTGGAATCATTTACAGCAGCCGCAGATGGAAAAGCAACAAAAATTATTATTCCATCAAATATTCAGGGAATTGCAGGGCTTGCAACATCAATTGCTGAGCTGGTAAAAGATACAAAAGCAGAATAA
- a CDS encoding NfeD family protein: protein MELFGIVMHGALVWIFIAVIFAVIEALTMGLTTIWFSAGAVCAAVVSMLHAHMLMQVIVFLVVSVVLLYFTKPLAEKKLRIGQEKTNADALIGRKGLVVAEIAPYQTGLVKVDGQVWTAIGMTNDTHIENGTEVTITKIQGVKLIVIAE from the coding sequence ATGGAATTATTTGGTATTGTAATGCACGGTGCATTGGTATGGATTTTTATTGCAGTTATTTTTGCCGTAATAGAAGCTTTGACGATGGGGCTTACCACAATATGGTTTAGTGCCGGTGCCGTTTGCGCGGCAGTTGTCTCTATGCTGCATGCGCATATGCTGATGCAGGTGATCGTTTTTTTAGTCGTATCTGTTGTTTTGCTTTACTTCACAAAACCGTTGGCTGAGAAGAAATTAAGGATCGGACAAGAAAAAACAAATGCCGATGCTTTAATTGGAAGAAAAGGTTTAGTAGTAGCAGAAATCGCTCCATATCAAACCGGCTTGGTTAAGGTGGATGGTCAAGTATGGACGGCAATTGGAATGACGAATGATACACATATTGAAAATGGAACTGAGGTTACCATTACAAAGATACAAGGTGTAAAATTAATTGTTATTGCAGAATAA
- a CDS encoding amidohydrolase family protein, with amino-acid sequence MRKVDMIVKAPHFYTMEGDGVGYKLNAAMVVNGGKIVEIAEEEKILSNYEATEVLDMEHHAILPGFIDGHMHTACNIMRGLAQDTNNWMMYGLQPFDNVVTNEEKDAGSYVAMIEAIKAGTTTLGDYESNMDNVCRFIDKVGARGNITQTIRAAKRRVYKPGELYEFDDELGEESLARNLALYDKWHNKADGRIKILFGPQGADFVSPEMLLKIQKIVKERKTKIHMHTQQGDRETYQIEKRYGKRPVAFLQELGYLDESLMAVHLTDCNDEEAAIVAKSGASLILCPGSIAIIDGIVPPSVAFHEAGGNVALGSDQAPGNNCHNIINEMKNVALFNKIKYSNPEIMPAWKALRMATIEGAKACGLGEMVGSLEIGKQADFIAIDLKYPSMLPVYTYPMRNIVPNLVYSARGQEVALVAVDGNVIMQDGKIKGIEEETYLKDIADYPASIGKRAAKEFFEIYGTNARFMDQDKL; translated from the coding sequence ATGAGAAAAGTAGATATGATTGTAAAGGCACCCCATTTTTATACGATGGAGGGCGATGGTGTAGGATATAAATTAAATGCTGCCATGGTAGTCAATGGTGGTAAAATTGTTGAGATTGCAGAGGAAGAGAAAATTCTTTCAAACTACGAAGCAACTGAAGTCTTGGATATGGAACATCATGCGATTTTACCGGGTTTTATTGATGGGCATATGCATACGGCGTGTAACATTATGCGGGGGTTGGCTCAGGACACCAATAACTGGATGATGTATGGATTGCAACCTTTTGATAATGTGGTAACCAATGAAGAAAAAGATGCGGGAAGCTATGTTGCAATGATTGAGGCAATTAAAGCAGGCACTACAACGTTAGGAGATTATGAATCGAATATGGATAATGTGTGCCGTTTCATCGATAAAGTAGGCGCGCGTGGAAATATTACACAGACAATTCGTGCAGCGAAGCGGCGGGTTTATAAACCAGGTGAGCTCTATGAGTTTGATGATGAATTGGGTGAAGAAAGTCTCGCAAGAAATTTAGCGCTTTATGATAAGTGGCACAACAAAGCAGACGGAAGAATCAAAATTTTATTTGGACCCCAAGGTGCTGACTTTGTCAGCCCAGAAATGCTGTTAAAAATTCAAAAAATAGTAAAAGAACGAAAAACCAAAATTCATATGCATACCCAGCAGGGAGATCGTGAAACCTATCAAATTGAAAAACGTTATGGAAAAAGACCAGTAGCTTTTTTACAGGAGCTTGGATACTTAGATGAAAGTCTCATGGCGGTTCATTTAACGGATTGCAATGATGAAGAAGCAGCAATTGTTGCAAAAAGCGGAGCTTCTCTGATTCTTTGTCCTGGTTCGATTGCGATTATCGATGGAATCGTACCTCCATCTGTCGCTTTTCATGAAGCTGGAGGCAATGTGGCTTTAGGATCAGATCAAGCACCGGGAAATAATTGTCACAATATTATCAATGAAATGAAAAATGTAGCCTTATTTAATAAAATCAAGTACAGCAATCCAGAGATTATGCCAGCATGGAAAGCATTGAGAATGGCTACCATTGAAGGCGCTAAGGCTTGCGGACTTGGTGAGATGGTAGGTTCTTTAGAAATCGGAAAACAAGCAGATTTCATTGCAATTGACCTAAAATATCCCTCAATGTTACCGGTCTATACTTATCCGATGAGAAATATTGTGCCGAATTTAGTTTATAGCGCTAGAGGGCAAGAAGTTGCTCTGGTTGCAGTCGATGGAAACGTAATTATGCAAGATGGAAAAATTAAAGGAATTGAAGAAGAAACCTATCTGAAAGATATTGCAGATTACCCTGCTAGTATCGGGAAAAGAGCTGCTAAAGAGTTTTTTGAAATTTATGGTACGAATGCAAGATTTATGGATCAGGATAAGCTTTAA